Proteins from one Embleya scabrispora genomic window:
- a CDS encoding HAAS signaling domain-containing protein codes for MKDTALHPVAADYRVEVARVLADLPAVEAEEILDDVEVNLSEVVAELDGAVTSDALRARLGTPHEYAAELRAAAGYPPLTPTGGSGRLRRVGRAELLMLGLLLALGAAFVTGVALGSQQDTQERWWIFPCVLALAVEAVNALWLRGRERGLPEVAALSVTRRARALGESLRVGRFAESVRFLTGLQSAWWVARALVVSLLTWVITGGVWWPVAIGILALAGSLWLGSRSGHDRRLVWLAVPLNAMVVGLGIGMVSGGQFEPGETVRMEPMGTHYPSYYSSSDGHPLDSSRLMGTLDGNPLQNIYPFDAQGRPLKDVLLFDQNGRQLGLYSGSSNYGCTPDGRPAVPNRESLPFPQPRVEPNRGAPGCRIVEGTAPFTIAIPVRPGQAPPASTPPSAGVPGNPPAAVPSTPPGTAPGAAPGTTQQQQPPAASPGAPSTRPDGEPQSPGNPPGAAGS; via the coding sequence ATGAAGGACACCGCACTGCACCCCGTCGCCGCTGACTACCGCGTCGAGGTGGCCCGCGTTCTGGCCGATCTGCCCGCCGTCGAGGCGGAGGAGATCCTGGACGACGTCGAGGTCAATCTGAGCGAGGTGGTCGCCGAACTCGACGGCGCGGTGACCTCCGACGCGCTCCGGGCCCGGCTCGGCACCCCGCACGAGTACGCCGCCGAACTGCGCGCGGCGGCCGGCTATCCGCCGCTGACGCCGACCGGCGGCAGCGGTCGGCTGCGCCGCGTCGGCCGGGCCGAACTCCTGATGCTGGGGCTGCTGTTGGCGCTGGGCGCGGCGTTCGTGACCGGCGTGGCGCTGGGCTCGCAGCAGGACACGCAGGAGCGCTGGTGGATCTTTCCGTGCGTGCTCGCACTGGCTGTGGAGGCGGTGAACGCGCTGTGGCTGCGCGGGCGCGAGCGCGGCCTGCCGGAGGTCGCCGCACTGTCGGTCACCCGCCGTGCGAGGGCCCTCGGGGAGTCCTTGCGCGTCGGGCGCTTCGCCGAGTCGGTGCGGTTCCTGACCGGTCTGCAGTCCGCCTGGTGGGTGGCACGAGCATTGGTCGTCTCCCTGCTCACCTGGGTGATCACGGGCGGGGTGTGGTGGCCGGTGGCGATCGGCATCCTGGCCCTGGCCGGTTCGTTGTGGCTGGGCTCGCGCTCGGGACACGACCGTCGACTGGTCTGGCTGGCGGTGCCGCTCAACGCGATGGTGGTCGGGCTCGGGATCGGCATGGTGAGCGGGGGACAGTTCGAGCCGGGCGAGACCGTACGGATGGAGCCCATGGGGACGCACTACCCCTCGTACTACAGCAGTTCGGACGGGCACCCGCTGGACAGCAGCAGGCTGATGGGCACGCTGGACGGCAACCCGCTGCAGAACATCTACCCGTTCGACGCGCAGGGACGGCCGCTCAAGGACGTTCTGTTGTTCGATCAGAACGGCAGGCAACTCGGTTTGTACAGTGGGTCCTCGAACTACGGATGCACGCCCGACGGCCGGCCGGCGGTGCCGAATCGGGAGAGTCTGCCCTTCCCACAGCCCCGGGTCGAGCCGAACCGGGGCGCGCCGGGGTGCCGGATCGTGGAGGGCACGGCCCCGTTCACGATCGCGATTCCGGTCCGGCCGGGACAGGCGCCGCCGGCGAGTACCCCGCCGTCGGCGGGGGTGCCGGGCAACCCGCCCGCCGCGGTGCCGAGTACACCACCGGGCACCGCGCCGGGTGCGGCTCCCGGCACCACGCAGCAGCAGCAACCCCCGGCCGCGTCCCCGGGCGCACCCTCCACGCGCCCCGACGGCGAGCCGCAGTCCCCGGGCAACCCGCCCGGCGCGGCCGGGAGTTGA
- a CDS encoding PadR family transcriptional regulator, producing MDPSQLLKGVLDLAVLAVLREEDGYGYDVLRRLRKAGLDDVGDASVYGTLRRLYNAGLLTSYVVASDEGPNRKYYALNEPGRQRFRESTDTWNSFARTMSELVGETR from the coding sequence ATGGATCCGAGTCAGTTGCTCAAGGGAGTGCTGGACCTCGCGGTGCTCGCCGTGCTGCGTGAGGAGGACGGCTACGGCTACGACGTGCTGCGCCGACTGCGCAAGGCCGGCCTCGACGACGTCGGCGACGCGTCGGTCTACGGCACGTTGCGGCGGCTGTACAACGCCGGACTCCTCACGTCCTACGTGGTGGCGAGCGACGAAGGCCCGAACCGCAAGTACTACGCCCTGAACGAGCCCGGCCGGCAGCGGTTCCGGGAGTCCACCGACACGTGGAACTCGTTCGCCCGGACGATGTCGGAACTGGTGGGGGAGACCCGATGA
- a CDS encoding SigE family RNA polymerase sigma factor, whose protein sequence is MRFEEFAAARLPALLRYAALLCGDRELARDLVQEALTKAFVRWKRIGGLDRPDAYVRTIVTNEFLSLRRRRAVRTVALTQDALDHFEAGGVPDHAGDVDAGEDLWRRLGRLPRRQRAVLVLRYYEGLTDDEIAETLDCRAGTVRGYASRALATLRVEMAVSTTRIPSIPQGEPA, encoded by the coding sequence ATGCGGTTCGAGGAGTTCGCGGCGGCGCGGCTGCCGGCCCTGCTGCGCTATGCCGCGTTGTTGTGCGGGGACCGGGAGTTGGCCCGGGACCTCGTGCAAGAGGCGCTGACCAAGGCATTCGTGCGGTGGAAACGCATCGGCGGCCTGGATCGGCCCGACGCCTACGTCCGCACCATCGTCACCAACGAGTTCCTGTCCCTGCGCCGACGACGTGCGGTGCGCACGGTGGCGCTGACCCAGGACGCGCTCGACCACTTCGAGGCGGGTGGCGTGCCCGACCACGCCGGCGACGTGGACGCCGGCGAGGACCTGTGGCGCCGGCTGGGCCGACTGCCCCGTCGGCAGCGCGCCGTCCTGGTCCTGCGCTACTACGAGGGCCTCACCGACGACGAGATCGCCGAGACCCTGGACTGCCGGGCCGGCACCGTCCGGGGCTACGCGTCCCGAGCCCTGGCCACGCTGCGCGTGGAGATGGCCGTCTCAACGACCCGCATCCCGTCGATTCCGCAGGGAGAACCGGCATGA